A stretch of Vulpes vulpes isolate BD-2025 chromosome 4, VulVul3, whole genome shotgun sequence DNA encodes these proteins:
- the CPLX2 gene encoding complexin-2 isoform X1 — MRKLWQALSRTGFRGWRPLSSPSLAPASSLRKPGSPWERVCPCGRPLGFVPRGSADLGAGREGWAPPASTGASPGRRQRPGGGVRKGVDARRNLGPGARVGRGGAAASNSTLSPAPGSCTFLACHLLCSLTEGSYISAQPRSKG, encoded by the exons ATGCGGAAGCTTTGGCAAGCTCTCTCTAGGACGGG GTTTCGCGGCTGGCGCCCTCTCTCGTCCCCGTCGCTAGCCCCCGCCTCCTCTCTCAGGAAGCCTGGGTCTCCCTGGGAGCGGGTCTGCCCCTGCGGGAGGCCTCTCGGCTTTGTGCCCCGCGGCTCGGCGGACCTCGGGGCGGGCCGAGAGGGCTGGGCGCCCCCCGCGAGCACAGGTGCTAGCCCAGGCAGGAGGCAGCGCCCCGGCGGAGGAGTGCGGAAGGGGGTGGACGCGCGCCGGAACCTCGGTCCGGGCGCCCGCGTCGGCCGCGGAGGAGCTGCAGCCTCCAACAG caccctctctcctgctccaGGAAGCTGTACATTTCTGGCATGCCACCTGCTCTGCTCGTTGACTGAAGGCTCCTATATCTCAGCTCAGCCAAGAAGCAAAG